A single window of Rhodococcus jostii RHA1 DNA harbors:
- a CDS encoding AMP-dependent synthetase/ligase, with amino-acid sequence MREFSVPQSFSIPEDASMADTVFRHAEEDPKFVPFKRPGNGGWVDVTAAEFAEQVSAVAKGLIASGVELGDRVAILSATRYEWVVIDYAIWTAGGCTVAIYETSAPDQAKWILEDSGTSLLVVENAKQADALKVVTDAAPDLKEVLQIEGGAIDELSKRGEGVTDEQLHERRHQVRASSPATLIYTSGTTGRPKGVQLTHSNFYAESAAVKLALSDAMYAGRRTLMFLPLAHVFARAISFGAFDAKVTVAHTADLTTLLDQFAAFKPHFILSVPRVFEKVYNSAKQKAYDGGKGSIFEKASATAIAYSEAQDNGGAGLGLKLKHALFDKLVYSKLRTALGGECDRAVSGGAALGARLGHFFRGIGVPVYEGYGLTETSAAISVNTTRAQKVGTVGKPIDGHAAKIGEDGELLLKGPVVFGGYWHNEQATAESIRDGWFHTGDLGSIDEEGYISITGRKKEIIVTAGGKNVAPAVLEDALRAHPLISQCLVVGDGKPFIGALITLDSETLPGWKERHGLAADTPVSELVKNPDLVAEIDEAVAEGNKKVSNPERIKKYRILEVDFTQETGELTPTLKLKRNVIHKEHGAAIEAIYA; translated from the coding sequence GTGCGTGAATTCTCGGTACCGCAGTCGTTCTCAATTCCGGAGGACGCCTCCATGGCGGACACGGTCTTCCGTCATGCCGAGGAAGACCCGAAGTTCGTTCCGTTCAAGCGCCCCGGCAACGGTGGGTGGGTAGACGTCACCGCCGCCGAGTTCGCGGAGCAGGTCTCCGCCGTCGCGAAGGGCCTCATCGCTTCCGGCGTCGAACTCGGCGACCGCGTCGCGATCCTGTCGGCGACCCGGTACGAGTGGGTCGTCATCGACTACGCGATCTGGACGGCAGGCGGGTGCACCGTCGCCATCTACGAAACGTCCGCACCCGATCAGGCGAAGTGGATCCTCGAAGACTCCGGCACATCGCTGCTGGTCGTCGAGAACGCCAAGCAGGCCGACGCGCTGAAGGTCGTCACCGACGCCGCGCCGGACCTGAAGGAGGTCCTGCAGATCGAAGGCGGGGCGATCGACGAACTGTCGAAGCGTGGCGAAGGCGTCACCGACGAGCAGCTGCACGAGCGTCGTCACCAGGTGCGCGCGTCCTCGCCCGCGACCCTCATCTACACGTCGGGCACCACGGGCCGTCCCAAGGGCGTGCAGTTGACCCACTCCAACTTCTACGCGGAGTCCGCGGCCGTGAAGCTGGCGCTCAGCGACGCGATGTACGCCGGCAGGCGCACCCTGATGTTCCTGCCCCTCGCGCACGTCTTCGCCCGCGCCATCTCCTTCGGCGCGTTCGACGCCAAGGTCACGGTCGCGCACACCGCCGACCTCACCACGCTGCTCGACCAATTCGCCGCGTTCAAGCCGCACTTCATCCTGTCGGTGCCGCGCGTGTTCGAGAAGGTCTACAACTCCGCCAAGCAGAAGGCATACGACGGCGGCAAGGGCAGCATCTTCGAGAAGGCGTCCGCCACCGCCATCGCGTACAGCGAGGCGCAGGACAACGGCGGCGCCGGGCTCGGTCTCAAGCTCAAGCACGCCCTGTTCGACAAGCTCGTCTACTCGAAGCTGCGCACCGCACTCGGCGGTGAGTGCGACCGCGCCGTCTCCGGTGGCGCCGCGCTCGGTGCACGCCTCGGTCACTTCTTCCGCGGCATCGGCGTCCCGGTGTACGAGGGTTACGGTCTCACCGAGACGAGCGCCGCCATCTCCGTGAACACCACCCGTGCGCAGAAGGTCGGCACCGTCGGCAAGCCGATCGACGGTCACGCCGCGAAGATCGGCGAGGACGGCGAACTGCTCCTGAAGGGTCCCGTCGTGTTCGGCGGGTACTGGCACAACGAGCAGGCCACCGCGGAATCGATCCGGGACGGCTGGTTCCACACCGGCGACCTCGGCTCGATCGACGAAGAGGGCTACATCTCGATCACCGGTCGCAAGAAGGAAATCATCGTCACCGCGGGCGGCAAGAACGTCGCGCCCGCGGTCCTCGAGGACGCACTCCGCGCGCACCCGCTGATCAGCCAGTGCCTCGTCGTCGGCGACGGCAAGCCGTTCATCGGCGCGCTCATCACCCTCGACTCCGAAACCCTCCCGGGCTGGAAGGAACGCCACGGGCTGGCCGCCGACACCCCGGTGTCCGAACTGGTGAAGAACCCCGACCTGGTCGCCGAGATCGACGAGGCCGTGGCCGAGGGCAACAAGAAGGTGTCCAACCCGGAGCGGATCAAGAAGTACCGCATCCTCGAGGTCGACTTCACGCAGGAGACCGGTGAGCTCACGCCCACGCTGAAGCTGAAGCGGAACGTCATCCACAAGGAGCACGGCGCGGCCATCGAGGCCATCTACGCGTAG
- a CDS encoding phosphoribosyltransferase: protein MLYTSRADAGRRLAAALEHLRGTDLVVLGLPRGGVPVAFEVAAALSAPLDVVLVRKLGVPWQPELAMGAIGEGESRVINDDVLRIARISKTALAMVEAKERRELERRARVLRGGKPRASLKGRTAVLVDDGMATGATAAVACQSVKKLGAARVIVAVPVAAPEAVGRLRVTADEVVCPYVPADLGGVGNAYDDFHQLSDTEVTDLLAHH, encoded by the coding sequence ATGTTGTATACCAGTCGCGCCGACGCCGGTCGCAGACTGGCCGCCGCACTGGAGCACCTGCGCGGCACCGATCTGGTGGTGCTCGGTCTGCCGCGCGGCGGCGTCCCCGTCGCGTTCGAAGTCGCTGCCGCCCTGTCGGCCCCTCTCGACGTCGTGCTCGTCCGCAAACTGGGTGTCCCGTGGCAGCCGGAACTCGCCATGGGTGCCATCGGCGAGGGCGAATCCCGGGTGATCAACGACGACGTCCTCCGCATCGCCCGGATCAGCAAGACCGCACTCGCCATGGTCGAGGCGAAGGAGCGCCGCGAACTCGAACGGCGGGCTCGGGTGCTCCGCGGCGGGAAGCCGCGAGCGTCACTCAAGGGCCGCACAGCTGTCCTCGTCGACGACGGCATGGCCACGGGCGCGACCGCGGCGGTGGCCTGCCAGTCGGTGAAGAAACTGGGCGCGGCACGCGTGATCGTCGCGGTCCCGGTGGCGGCGCCCGAGGCCGTCGGCCGTCTGCGTGTGACCGCCGACGAGGTGGTCTGCCCATACGTCCCGGCCGATCTCGGCGGCGTCGGCAACGCGTACGACGATTTCCATCAACTCTCGGACACCGAGGTCACAGACCTGCTGGCCCACCACTGA
- a CDS encoding carbon-nitrogen hydrolase family protein has translation MVDVAVIQFAPGQDKQENLRTLRTLAAEAAGRGAKVVVAPEYAMFTAPRTDERIVESAEGLDGEFVSGLAATAKELDVHLVAGVNEHLPGDDHISNTIVALGPGGDIVATYRKLHLYDAFGYKESDVIRAGEIDAPQTFAVDGLTFGMQTCYDLRFPEVTRRIVDAGADVLLLPAQWVPGPLKEDHWSTLVRARAIENTVYVAAADQSARTGAGNSMIVDPMGVTLASLGERVGTAVAAVSAERITEVREKNPALALRRFTVSEI, from the coding sequence ATGGTCGATGTCGCTGTCATTCAGTTCGCTCCCGGTCAGGACAAGCAGGAGAACCTGCGCACCCTCCGCACGCTCGCCGCCGAGGCCGCGGGCCGCGGCGCGAAGGTGGTGGTGGCGCCCGAGTACGCGATGTTCACGGCGCCGCGGACGGACGAGCGGATCGTCGAGTCGGCCGAGGGCCTGGACGGCGAGTTCGTCAGCGGGCTGGCCGCGACCGCGAAGGAACTCGACGTCCACCTGGTGGCAGGGGTCAACGAACATTTGCCCGGAGACGATCACATCTCCAACACCATCGTCGCCCTCGGACCGGGCGGCGACATCGTCGCCACCTACCGCAAACTCCACCTGTACGACGCGTTCGGCTACAAGGAATCCGACGTCATCCGCGCCGGGGAGATCGACGCCCCGCAGACCTTCGCCGTCGACGGCCTCACGTTCGGCATGCAGACCTGCTACGACCTCCGGTTCCCCGAGGTCACCCGCCGCATCGTCGACGCGGGCGCCGACGTGCTGCTGCTGCCCGCGCAGTGGGTGCCCGGACCGTTGAAGGAGGACCACTGGTCCACGCTCGTGCGGGCGCGCGCCATCGAGAACACCGTGTATGTGGCCGCCGCCGACCAGAGCGCGCGCACCGGGGCCGGGAACAGCATGATCGTCGATCCGATGGGCGTGACTCTCGCGTCGCTCGGCGAGCGGGTGGGCACCGCGGTCGCGGCGGTCAGCGCGGAGCGGATCACCGAGGTGCGGGAGAAGAACCCCGCCCTCGCCCTGCGCCGATTCACCGTCAGCGAGATCTGA
- a CDS encoding DEAD/DEAH box helicase — MSDIERDPEPPTFADLDIDDRVLKALSDVGYESPSPIQAATIPPLLAGNDVVGLAQTGTGKTAAFAVPILSKIDLTQKSPQALVLAPTRELALQVAEAFGKYSAHIPGLHVLPIYGGQSYGVQLSGLRRGAHVVVGTPGRVIDHLEKGTLDLSKLSYLVLDEADEMLKMGFQEDVERILADTPEYKQVALFSATMPGAIRKISKQYMHDPVEITMKSKTSTASNISQRYVQVAHQRKLDALTRVLEVEDFEAMIIFVRTKQATEDLAEKLRSRGFSASAINGDIVQAQRERTIGQLKSGALDILVATDVAARGLDVDRISHVVNYDIPHDTESYVHRIGRTGRAGRAGEALLFVAPRERHLLKAIEKATRQPLAEMQLPSVDDVNAQRVSKFGDSITESLTSDNLALFRKMIEDYEQEHDVPLADIAAALAVQSRDGEAFLMAPEPPPAPRREREPRERPARRFDEGPPTRSRGPEGQELATYRIAVGKRHRVVPGAIVGAIANEGGLRRSDFGHISIRPDHSLVELPADLSSETLEALRRTRISGVLIQLQPDSGPPSGRPRGGRDDRAGGKFQRDRDSRKKPRE, encoded by the coding sequence ATGAGTGATATCGAGCGTGACCCCGAACCCCCCACTTTTGCCGACCTCGACATCGATGATCGGGTCTTGAAGGCACTGTCCGATGTGGGCTACGAGTCGCCCTCGCCGATCCAGGCAGCCACCATTCCGCCCCTCCTCGCCGGCAACGACGTCGTCGGCCTGGCGCAGACCGGCACCGGCAAGACCGCTGCGTTCGCGGTTCCGATCCTCTCGAAGATCGACCTGACGCAGAAGTCGCCGCAGGCGTTGGTCCTCGCGCCGACGAGGGAGCTGGCCCTGCAGGTCGCGGAGGCGTTCGGCAAGTACTCCGCCCATATCCCGGGCCTGCACGTCCTGCCCATCTACGGCGGTCAGAGCTACGGCGTCCAGCTGTCCGGACTGCGGCGCGGCGCGCACGTGGTCGTGGGCACGCCCGGTCGCGTGATCGACCACCTGGAGAAGGGCACGCTCGACCTGTCCAAGCTCTCCTACCTCGTCCTGGACGAGGCCGACGAGATGCTGAAGATGGGTTTCCAGGAGGACGTCGAGCGCATCCTCGCCGACACCCCGGAGTACAAGCAGGTGGCGCTGTTCTCGGCCACGATGCCGGGGGCCATCCGCAAGATCTCGAAGCAGTACATGCACGACCCCGTCGAGATCACGATGAAGTCGAAGACGTCGACCGCGTCCAACATCTCGCAGCGGTACGTCCAGGTGGCGCACCAGCGCAAGCTCGACGCCCTGACGCGTGTCCTCGAGGTCGAGGACTTCGAGGCGATGATCATCTTCGTGCGCACCAAGCAGGCCACCGAGGACCTCGCCGAAAAGTTGCGGTCTCGTGGTTTCTCCGCGTCGGCCATCAACGGCGACATCGTGCAGGCGCAGCGTGAGCGGACCATCGGCCAGCTCAAGAGCGGCGCCCTCGACATCCTCGTGGCCACCGACGTGGCTGCGCGTGGCCTGGATGTCGACCGCATCTCCCACGTCGTCAACTACGACATCCCGCACGACACGGAGTCGTACGTCCACCGGATCGGCCGTACCGGTCGCGCCGGCCGCGCGGGCGAGGCGTTGCTGTTCGTGGCACCGCGCGAGCGGCACCTGCTCAAGGCCATCGAGAAGGCGACCCGTCAGCCGCTGGCCGAGATGCAGCTGCCCAGCGTCGACGACGTCAATGCGCAGCGTGTGTCCAAGTTCGGCGACTCGATCACCGAGAGCCTCACGTCCGACAATCTGGCGTTGTTCCGCAAGATGATCGAGGACTACGAGCAGGAGCACGACGTGCCGCTCGCCGACATCGCCGCCGCGCTCGCGGTGCAGTCGCGCGACGGTGAGGCGTTCCTCATGGCACCCGAACCGCCGCCGGCGCCTCGCCGTGAGCGCGAGCCTCGTGAACGCCCGGCACGCCGGTTCGACGAGGGCCCCCCGACGCGGTCGCGTGGACCGGAGGGCCAGGAGCTCGCGACGTACCGGATCGCGGTCGGCAAGCGGCACCGTGTGGTGCCGGGTGCGATCGTCGGTGCCATCGCGAACGAGGGTGGGCTGCGGCGCAGCGATTTCGGGCACATCAGCATCCGCCCCGACCACAGCCTGGTGGAGTTGCCCGCCGACCTGTCCAGCGAGACCCTCGAAGCCCTGCGTCGTACCCGGATCTCCGGAGTGCTGATTCAGCTGCAACCCGATTCGGGTCCGCCGTCGGGCCGACCGCGTGGTGGCCGCGACGATCGGGCAGGCGGAAAGTTCCAGCGCGACCGGGACAGCAGGAAAAAGCCGCGCGAGTAG
- a CDS encoding DUF664 domain-containing protein, with the protein MTETPSTQNPISDERGLLLLMLDNQRTAFRNAMSGLTEEQARSVPSASELSLASLLKHVIDGEEAMTSRITGAPRDVGDDPVAAWMAAWNVTEDETVDTLLARFDDAQRATEAAVAAETDLDRDVDLPADVAQWMAPGVVFTVRYMLLHQIEELARHAGHADIIRQSLDGARADTLAGGGSWS; encoded by the coding sequence ATGACCGAGACACCCAGCACCCAGAACCCCATCTCCGACGAGCGCGGACTCCTTCTCCTCATGCTGGACAACCAGCGCACCGCCTTCCGCAACGCGATGTCCGGGCTGACGGAGGAGCAGGCCCGCAGTGTGCCCAGCGCCAGCGAGCTGAGCCTGGCGTCCCTCCTCAAGCACGTGATCGACGGCGAAGAGGCGATGACCTCCCGCATCACCGGGGCTCCGCGCGATGTCGGCGACGACCCGGTGGCAGCGTGGATGGCCGCATGGAACGTCACTGAGGACGAGACCGTCGACACCCTCCTCGCCCGCTTCGACGACGCACAGCGCGCCACCGAGGCCGCGGTCGCCGCCGAAACCGATCTGGATCGCGACGTCGACCTGCCCGCCGACGTGGCGCAGTGGATGGCGCCGGGGGTCGTCTTCACGGTCCGGTACATGCTGCTGCACCAGATCGAGGAACTCGCCCGGCACGCCGGTCACGCCGACATCATCCGGCAATCCCTCGACGGCGCGCGCGCCGATACGCTGGCCGGCGGCGGCAGCTGGTCCTGA
- the treS gene encoding maltose alpha-D-glucosyltransferase, with translation MALEDSSSAFADPSREGAASPEHDLEGHLIEARSEDFFHARELQVDNEWFKTAVFYEVLVRAFFDSSGDGTGDLQGLTSKLDYLSWLGVDCLWLPPFYDSPLRDGGYDIRDFRAVLPEFGTVEDFVQLFDQAHRRGIRVITDLVMNHTSDTHAWFQESRTDPDGPYGDFYVWSDRDEGYPDARIIFVDTETSNWTWDPVRKQYYWHRFFSHQPDLNYDNPDVQDAMIDVLRFWLDLGIDGFRLDAVPYLFEREGTNCENLPETHAFLKKCRAVMDAEYPGRALLAEANQWPSDVVEYFGEPDVGDECHMAFHFPLMPRIFMAVRRQNRFPISEILAQTPPIPSSCQWGIFLRNHDELTLEMVSDEERDYMYSEYAQDPRMKANIGIRRRLAPLLENDRNQLELFTALLLSLPGSPVLYYGDEIGMGDNIWLGDRDSVRTPMQWTPDRNAGFSRADPARMYLPVIMDPTYGYQSVNVEAQMNSTNSLLHWTRRLIQVRKQHPAFGTASFTELGSANPAVLSYVRETPPSQDRPYSDVILCVNNLSRFPQAVILDLTQFAGRIPVELTGSVPFPSIGDGGYMITLPGHGFFWFALQPDPKSDGAVSGHPVSSEAEQAVQQ, from the coding sequence ATGGCCCTGGAAGATTCGTCGTCGGCCTTCGCCGACCCGTCCCGGGAGGGCGCGGCCTCACCGGAGCACGACCTCGAAGGCCACCTCATCGAGGCCCGGTCCGAGGACTTCTTCCACGCCAGAGAACTGCAAGTGGACAACGAGTGGTTCAAGACCGCGGTGTTCTACGAGGTGCTGGTCCGCGCGTTCTTCGATTCCTCCGGCGACGGAACGGGCGATCTCCAGGGGCTGACGTCCAAACTCGACTACCTGTCCTGGCTCGGGGTCGACTGCCTGTGGCTGCCGCCGTTCTACGATTCGCCGCTACGCGACGGCGGTTACGACATCCGCGACTTCCGCGCCGTGCTCCCGGAGTTCGGGACGGTCGAGGATTTCGTCCAGCTCTTCGATCAGGCGCACCGCCGCGGGATCAGAGTCATCACGGACCTGGTCATGAACCACACGTCCGACACGCACGCGTGGTTCCAGGAGTCGCGCACCGACCCCGATGGCCCGTACGGCGACTTCTACGTGTGGTCGGACCGTGACGAAGGGTATCCGGACGCGCGCATCATCTTCGTTGACACCGAGACGTCTAATTGGACGTGGGATCCGGTGCGCAAGCAGTACTACTGGCATCGGTTCTTCTCCCATCAGCCGGACCTGAACTACGACAATCCCGACGTCCAGGACGCGATGATCGACGTGCTGCGATTCTGGCTGGACCTCGGAATCGATGGCTTCCGGCTGGACGCCGTGCCCTACCTGTTCGAGCGGGAGGGCACCAACTGCGAGAACCTGCCCGAGACGCATGCGTTTCTCAAGAAATGCAGGGCCGTCATGGACGCCGAGTACCCGGGGCGGGCGCTTCTCGCCGAAGCCAACCAGTGGCCGTCGGACGTCGTGGAGTACTTCGGGGAGCCGGACGTGGGCGATGAGTGCCACATGGCGTTCCACTTCCCGTTGATGCCCCGCATCTTCATGGCCGTGCGCCGGCAGAACCGGTTTCCGATCTCCGAGATCCTCGCGCAGACCCCGCCGATTCCGAGTTCGTGCCAATGGGGAATCTTCCTCCGGAACCACGACGAGCTGACCCTCGAAATGGTGTCGGACGAGGAGCGTGACTACATGTATTCCGAGTACGCGCAGGATCCGCGGATGAAGGCGAACATCGGCATCCGGCGACGTCTCGCGCCGTTGCTCGAGAACGACCGCAACCAGCTCGAGCTGTTCACCGCGCTGCTGCTGAGTCTGCCGGGTTCGCCCGTTCTCTACTACGGGGACGAGATCGGCATGGGCGACAACATCTGGCTCGGCGATCGGGACTCGGTGCGGACTCCCATGCAGTGGACGCCCGACCGCAACGCCGGATTCTCCCGTGCCGACCCAGCCCGGATGTACTTGCCGGTCATCATGGATCCCACGTACGGCTACCAGTCGGTGAACGTCGAGGCGCAGATGAACTCGACCAACTCGTTGCTGCACTGGACCCGGCGCCTGATCCAGGTTCGCAAACAGCATCCGGCGTTCGGAACGGCGTCGTTCACCGAACTCGGCAGTGCGAACCCGGCCGTCCTGTCGTATGTGCGGGAGACGCCGCCGAGCCAGGACCGCCCGTACAGCGACGTCATCCTGTGCGTCAACAACCTGTCCAGGTTCCCGCAGGCGGTGATCCTGGACCTCACCCAGTTCGCCGGCCGAATCCCCGTGGAGCTCACCGGTTCCGTTCCCTTCCCCTCGATCGGGGACGGCGGGTACATGATCACACTCCCCGGTCACGGATTCTTCTGGTTTGCGCTGCAACCGGATCCGAAGTCCGACGGCGCGGTGAGCGGACACCCGGTCAGCAGCGAAGCGGAACAGGCGGTGCAGCAGTGA
- a CDS encoding maltokinase N-terminal cap-like domain-containing protein has product MNEPTSERIPDETLERQLVRWLPDRRWFAAKGTTIAAVRILLRHELTTAFGFSAEHLLVSVEFEAGPPQVYQIPLGFRSHLPEDLEPWALPDGDGNIMIAYDGLHDAEIITLYADLLSEAEGSGPVQLKTVPGTVIEPGLRGRTLGAEQSNTSVVLGEKLLMKIFRLVTPGVNPDVELHLALAEAGSEYVATLRAWMETDVAGILTTLAMVQDFEANSADGWSMALGSVRDLLIEADLHAAELGTDFAGESYRMGAAVAEVHATLARALGAEERQVASTTVEAMTRRLDAATSIVPELGEVAAAVRGKFAEAEALGATTVQRIHGDLHLGQVLRTPERWLLIDFEGEPAKTLDERRERDSPLRDVAGMLRSFDYAAHHLLADSVPMGAMGAASQRDFRAREWAQRNADAFCEGYASVSGTDPREAAALLRAYELDKAVYETVYEARNRPNWIGLPLSAIRRLTSAPR; this is encoded by the coding sequence GTGAACGAACCCACCAGTGAACGCATTCCCGACGAGACCCTCGAGCGGCAACTCGTCCGGTGGTTGCCGGACCGGCGGTGGTTCGCCGCGAAGGGCACCACCATCGCGGCGGTGCGGATCCTGCTGCGCCACGAACTGACGACGGCGTTCGGGTTCTCCGCCGAGCATCTCCTGGTGTCGGTGGAGTTCGAGGCAGGACCGCCGCAGGTGTACCAGATACCTCTGGGTTTTCGCAGTCATCTGCCGGAGGACCTCGAGCCGTGGGCGCTGCCGGACGGCGACGGGAACATCATGATCGCGTACGACGGCCTGCACGATGCCGAGATCATCACCTTGTACGCCGACCTGCTGTCGGAGGCCGAGGGATCGGGGCCGGTGCAGTTGAAGACGGTGCCGGGCACGGTGATCGAACCGGGGCTCCGCGGGCGGACACTGGGTGCGGAGCAGTCGAACACGTCGGTGGTGCTGGGGGAGAAGCTCCTGATGAAGATCTTCCGGCTGGTCACGCCGGGCGTGAACCCGGACGTAGAACTCCACCTCGCGCTCGCCGAAGCGGGCAGTGAATACGTGGCGACGCTGCGGGCGTGGATGGAGACGGACGTGGCCGGGATTCTGACCACCCTCGCGATGGTCCAGGATTTCGAGGCCAACTCGGCGGACGGGTGGAGCATGGCGCTCGGCAGCGTCCGCGACCTCCTGATCGAAGCGGATCTCCACGCCGCGGAGTTGGGGACGGACTTCGCCGGTGAGTCCTATCGGATGGGCGCTGCGGTCGCCGAGGTGCACGCCACCCTGGCGCGTGCGCTCGGTGCGGAGGAACGACAGGTGGCGTCGACGACCGTGGAGGCGATGACGCGCAGGCTGGACGCCGCCACCTCGATCGTTCCCGAACTGGGGGAGGTGGCGGCGGCGGTGCGGGGCAAGTTCGCCGAGGCGGAAGCTCTGGGCGCCACCACCGTCCAGCGGATTCACGGCGACCTCCACCTCGGTCAGGTGCTGCGGACACCGGAGCGGTGGCTGCTCATCGACTTCGAGGGGGAGCCCGCCAAGACGCTCGACGAGCGCCGGGAACGGGATAGCCCGTTGCGGGATGTGGCGGGAATGCTGCGGTCCTTCGACTACGCCGCTCACCACCTACTGGCAGATTCGGTGCCGATGGGAGCGATGGGGGCGGCGTCGCAGCGGGACTTCCGCGCGAGGGAGTGGGCGCAGCGCAACGCCGACGCCTTCTGTGAGGGCTACGCCTCCGTGTCGGGCACCGACCCACGCGAGGCGGCGGCGTTGCTCCGAGCCTACGAACTCGACAAGGCGGTGTACGAGACCGTGTACGAGGCGAGGAACCGCCCCAATTGGATCGGCCTGCCCCTCTCCGCCATTCGCAGACTCACCTCAGCACCTCGGTGA
- a CDS encoding ABC transporter ATP-binding protein — MSMEVTAWNAMYNAMHAQEDRRPFSRTTLRRIARFALPHRRSLGWYLLLSVVTAALAVATPVLAGRVVNAIVGGDAVSVVVRLAALIAVIAVLESALALWTRWLSASIGENLILDLRTAVFDHVQRMPIAFFTRTRTGALVSRLNNDVIGAQRAFSDTLSGVVSNLVTLGITLIVMIGISWQITLCALLLLPIFVLPARRMGARLAQLNREAANHNSVMSTQMTERFSAPGATLVKLFGRPSEESAEFAVRARRVRNIGVRTAMLQSVFVTALTLVSALALALVYGLGGFYALRGQLDAGAVVAMAMLLTRLYSPLTALASARMDVMSALVSFERVFEVLDLKPLIAEKPDAVAVPDGPVSVEFDSVEFAYPSADKVSLASLEEVATLDTRGGVDVLHRLSFRAEPGQMVALVGSSGAGKSTIAQLVPRLYDADAGSVKLGGVDVRDLTADSVRATVGMVTQDGHLFHDTVRANLLLARPCATPAELAEVLERARLTDLVAALPDGLDTVVGERGYRLSGGERQRLTIARLLLAHPRVVILDEATAHLDSTSEAAVQEALGEALAGRTAVVIAHRLSTVRAADLILVVEAGRIVERGTHSELLAAGGRYEELYRTQFDTGTVSSPTLTEVLR; from the coding sequence ATGAGCATGGAAGTCACGGCGTGGAACGCGATGTACAACGCGATGCACGCCCAAGAGGATCGTCGACCCTTCTCCCGCACGACGTTGCGGCGGATAGCCCGGTTCGCCCTGCCACACCGCCGCAGCCTCGGGTGGTACCTGCTGCTCAGCGTCGTCACGGCCGCGCTGGCGGTGGCCACCCCGGTGCTCGCGGGCCGGGTCGTCAACGCCATCGTCGGCGGCGACGCGGTGTCCGTCGTCGTACGCCTCGCGGCACTCATCGCGGTCATCGCCGTACTCGAATCCGCCCTCGCCCTGTGGACGCGGTGGCTGTCCGCGAGCATCGGCGAGAACCTGATCCTCGACCTGCGGACCGCCGTGTTCGACCACGTGCAGCGGATGCCGATCGCCTTCTTCACCCGCACTCGCACCGGCGCGCTGGTCAGCCGCCTCAACAACGACGTGATCGGTGCGCAACGCGCGTTCAGCGACACGCTGTCGGGCGTGGTGTCCAACCTCGTCACGCTCGGCATCACGCTCATCGTGATGATCGGGATCTCCTGGCAGATCACGCTGTGCGCACTGCTGCTGTTGCCGATCTTCGTCCTGCCCGCCCGCAGGATGGGCGCGCGGCTGGCTCAACTCAATCGTGAGGCGGCCAACCACAATTCGGTGATGAGCACTCAGATGACGGAGCGGTTCTCGGCGCCGGGTGCCACACTCGTGAAGCTGTTCGGCCGCCCGTCGGAGGAGTCCGCCGAGTTCGCGGTCCGGGCCAGGCGGGTGCGGAACATCGGTGTCCGCACCGCGATGCTGCAGTCGGTGTTCGTCACCGCGCTCACTCTCGTGTCCGCTCTCGCGCTGGCGCTCGTCTACGGGCTGGGCGGGTTCTACGCACTGCGCGGACAACTCGACGCGGGAGCAGTCGTCGCGATGGCGATGCTGCTGACCCGGTTGTACTCACCCCTCACCGCGCTGGCCAGCGCACGGATGGATGTGATGAGCGCGCTGGTGAGCTTCGAGCGCGTCTTCGAGGTCCTCGACCTGAAGCCGCTGATCGCCGAGAAGCCCGACGCGGTCGCGGTGCCCGACGGCCCGGTATCCGTCGAGTTCGACTCCGTGGAATTCGCGTATCCCTCGGCCGACAAGGTGTCGCTGGCATCGCTCGAGGAGGTCGCGACCCTCGACACCCGCGGCGGCGTCGACGTGCTGCACCGGCTGTCGTTCCGTGCCGAACCCGGGCAGATGGTCGCCCTGGTGGGATCGTCCGGAGCCGGCAAGTCCACCATCGCCCAACTGGTTCCCCGGCTCTACGACGCGGACGCGGGCTCGGTGAAACTCGGCGGGGTGGACGTGCGCGACCTGACCGCCGACTCCGTGCGGGCCACCGTCGGCATGGTGACTCAGGACGGGCACCTCTTCCACGACACCGTGCGGGCCAACCTCTTGCTCGCCCGGCCGTGTGCCACGCCGGCCGAACTCGCGGAGGTGCTGGAACGGGCGCGGCTCACCGACCTCGTCGCGGCCCTGCCCGACGGCCTCGACACGGTGGTCGGCGAACGCGGCTACCGGCTGTCGGGGGGCGAACGCCAGCGGCTGACCATCGCGCGCCTGCTACTCGCACATCCGCGGGTGGTCATCCTCGACGAGGCGACGGCGCACCTCGACTCCACGTCCGAGGCCGCCGTCCAGGAGGCCTTGGGCGAGGCCCTCGCCGGGCGGACCGCGGTGGTGATCGCGCACCGGTTGTCGACCGTCCGCGCGGCCGATCTGATCCTCGTGGTCGAGGCCGGGCGCATCGTCGAACGCGGCACCCACTCCGAGCTGCTCGCCGCGGGCGGCCGATACGAGGAGCTGTACCGCACTCAGTTCGACACGGGCACGGTGTCGTCCCCGACGCTCACCGAGGTGCTGAGGTGA